The nucleotide window ATTTTACAAATAAATAACGGAACCAGTATCACCTGATTCCGTTCGCTATCTTACTGCTTCATTTGTTCATCAAGATTCTGTGACGCAAAATTATCAAGCAATTCACGCACTTCATCTGTTGTCTTCGTGTTCATTAACTGATTTCTTAATGCACTCGCCCCGGGGAATCCTTTGACATAGATTTTGAAAAAGCGATGAAGCGCCGTGAAAGGCCGCAGCTCCAGATGTGAATATTTATCATGGAGCTCCATATGCAAGCTTAAGAGGTCAAGCAATTCCTCACTGCCATGCTCTTTCTTCTCCAGTTCAAAGGCAAATGGATTATGGAAAATGCCTCGTCCAATCATCACCCCATCAACACCATACTGCTCAACTAGCTTCAAGCCGGTTTGTCGGTCAGGGATATCTCCATTGATTGTCAAAAGAGTATCTGGTGCCACCTCGTCACGAAGCTTCTTAATCTCCGGGATTAGCTCCCAATGTGCATCCACCTTGCTCATTTCATCCCTTGTACGCAGATGGATGGAAAGGTTGGCAATGTCTTGTTCCAAAATGTGTTTCAGCCAGCTCTGCCATTCGTCTACTTCCGTAAGACCAAGCCTTGTCTTGACACTTACCGGCAATCCTCCTGCTTTGGCAGCCTGAATTAATTCAGCTGCAACCTCAGGACGACGGATTAGGCCGCTTCCCTTCCCGTTCTGTACCACATTGGGAACCGGACAGCCCATATTGATATCCAGACCCTTAAAACCCATTTCTGCCATACCAATGCTCATTTGCTTAAAGTTTTCAGGCTTGTCCCCCCATATATGAGCTACCATCGGCTGTTCATCCTCTGTAAAAGTCAAGCGTCCGCGCACACTCTTGATTCCATCTGGGTGACAATAGCTTTCCGAGTTCGTAAACTCTGTAAAGAACACATCCGGTCTTGCCGCTTCACTCACTACATGGCGGAAAACAACATCCGTCACTTCTTCCATTGGTGCCAATATAAAAAATGGCCGTGGTAAATCACGCCAAAAATTCTCTTTCATCTTAGTTCAATTCCTCTCATCATGGGATAAACGACCTTCCCCTTATCCCAAAATTAAAAAGCAGAATGTCCCTGCTCCTTTTACACTTATACCATGCTTGGGCACTTTTTATCAAACTGATTGAAATGGTAATTTCAACTTTCCACCACTTAGCATTCCACTGGGCTGGTTAAAATAAAGTGTTACCTTGAGATCTATATTCCACAACCGGATACGAACGGGTTTCACATTTTTATCTCTTTACATAAAATGAGAAGAAAATCTTTTACAGGAGGGGTAACAATGACCACCATCAGTCTCTGCATGATTGTTAAAAACGAAGAAGAAGTGTTGGAGAACTGTCTCAGGAGTGTACAGGATATCTGTGATGAGATCGTCATTGTGGATACCGGATCGACTGATAGGACGAAGGAAATAGCCCTGCAGTTCACTGATAAAGTACTTGATTTCGAATGGATTGAAGACTTTTCCGCAGCCCGGAATTTTGCCTTCAGCAACGCCACGATGGAGTATATCCTTTGGCTCGATGCTGATGATATTTTGCTGCCGGCCGACCAGCAAAAGTTCAAAAAGCTGAAAACCTCTCTGAATTCGAATGTTGATGCTGTCTCCATGATCTATGTCATCCTTAGGGATGAATATGGGAACCCGACTTTCCACTACAGAAGGAACCGCCTGGTGAAGAGAATCAAGAACTTCAAATGGAACGGACCCGTCCATGAATATCTTGATGTGAGCGGCAATATTTTATCCTCTGATATATCAGTAGAGCATAAAAAAGATGAAAAACAATCGATCGGCCATTCAGACAGGAATTTAAGAATATATGAAAATCGGATTAAAAGAGGAGAAGACTTTTCGCCAAGAGATCTTTACTATTATGCCAATGAGCTTCGTGACCATAGGCAATTTGAAAAAGCAATCATTTATTATAATGAGTTCCTGGGTGGCAAAAAAGGCTGGGTGGAGGACAACATATGTGCATGTTTGAATCTGGCTGATTGCCATGCCAATAGAGGAGAAAAAGATGAAGAAATGGATGCCCTGCTGAAGTCGCTGTCTTTCGATGTACCACGGCCTGAACCGTGTTGCCGGATTGGCGATCGTTTCAAGACCAATAAGGATTATCATACAGCAATTTTTTGGTATACTACCGCCACACAGAAAAATAAGGACACAGCCGGCTTCCAGAACCAGGCTTATTCCACATGGTACCCGCAGCTTCAGCTATGCGTATGCTATTGGGAATTAGGTAATGTAGAAAAATCGATTGAACATAATCAGAATGCTAAAAAATACCGCCCGGATGACAAGCAGGTTTTGTTCAATGAGAAGTTCTTCGGCGATTTTTTGAAGAGTAAAAAAGAAAAGAAGTAAGGGGTGCCCTTACTTCTTTTTACATTTCGAACAAAAACTGATTCCATTCAGGCACCGTTTTTTCAATCGAATAATTATTTAGGACAGATTGACTACCTTCTTTTCCATACTTGAGCAACTCGTCTCTTTGATCCAGTAAATGAGTAATCACTTTAATATATTCAGCTGGATCAGTACTGTCCAGAACCAGATGCTTGGCTGATGACGGTGCCACTTCCTTCACATACCCAACATTGGTGGAAATAACAGGTACTCCACAACCATAAGCTTCTAGTGCAGGAGCAGGACCCCCTTCGTTGTTACCAGTGATTAGTAGCAAATCAATCGAATGATAATAATTTGGCATCTTTTCAACGGGGACGTAGGAGTCCATAGTTGCTTCTTTAAACTCAACTTTTGAGTTGTCTGCAAAAGAATCCTTGATTGGCTTGTAAAGAGTTTCATAGTTTTTACTTTTCTTTTTCACATCACCAACCCAGCCAATTACAAGTTTTCCACAGTCTTTTTTCTCTTTAGGTTTAAAGAGTTCTGTATCGACAAACTGCTTTAAATATTTCACATTACAATTAGGTACAATGTCTCCCAAAAAGGAAGCAAGCTTTGGATTTATGCACCCGATTTTATTGATTCTTGTTAGGTATTTATTGATAAATGGCGGATTTAACTCGAAGTCACCCAGCCACTCCTTAAATTCGGGCTGGTTTTTAGTAAAATAAAAGTAAGATACCGCTAATGAACTGTCTACTCTTACCCCTGCCTTCAGCAAGTATTCTGCCAGACCTAAACACATGGCAGAAATAACTTCATATTGGTCATTAATCTTTTTCGCGCCATGTGCTGCAACCCGGTTATACACTGATTGAATCGATGCTATTTCTAGATTTGGATTATGAGATTGAACGACCATGGCATGCTTGCCAAGAACCCACCAATCTACGTCATAGACAAGTAAAAATTTTTTCATAACCAAAACTCCCTTTCAAGCTCTTCTATACCGTAACGATTCACTGCCTGTAGCTGTCAACCGTCTTCTTCAATCCCTCTTTGAAAGAAAATCTAGGCTCCCAACCTAGTTTATTTTGTGCCAATAGGTTATTAAGGCAGCTATGGAGGATATCGCCGGCCCTGAATTTTTTATGAATGGGTGCCAGCTTGGTTTTCAATGAAGAATTAATTTCGTCGACGAGCGAGTTAATGGTCATTTCTTGATTACTGCTTATATTGAAAACGCCGCGGCAATCCTTTTCCATAGCAGCGATATTAGCTGCAGCAACGTCTTCTACATAAATAAAGTCCCTGGTTTGTTCTCCATTCCCAAAGATTATCGGCGGTTCATTATTGATCATTTTTTTCATGAAAATCGAAACGACACCTCCTTCTCCCTCTGCATCCTGCCTTGGTCCATAAACATTCGCATAGCGCAGAATCGTATAATCAACATCATATTGCTGGGAATAAAGGGAGATATACATTTCTGGAGTGTATTTCGAAATACCATAGTTTGATAGAGGTTTAACAGGGTGGCGTTCGTCCACAGGCAAATAGACGGGGTTCCCATAGACTGCGGCTGAGGAGGAGTAAATCAATTTACAATCATGTTTTTTACATAGTTCTAAAATTTTCAACGTACCCAATATATTGACCTCAGCGTCTAGTCTTGAGTTTTCGATTGATTTCTGGACATTGATCTGTGCTGCAAGATGGAAGACTGCATCTGGCCTTTCCTTTTCAAAAATAGTCACAAAACCTTCATCTAGTATATTCAAAGAATAAAACGCGGCCCCTGGATGCAGGAAATCCTTCTTTCCTGAAGAAAGATTATCCACTACTACTATTTCATAGCCCTTCTTAACCAGTGCATCTACAACATGTGAGCCGATAAAACCTGCACCTCCTACAACCAATACCTTCATTGTCTTCTCCCTTCACAGCTTAGTTTATTGTTTTCTTTATACCTTATGTTCTTTTTCAACCCGTTGTTCGGGCTTCATTTATGAACCATTCATTTGCTTGAAAATATAATATTAAGACTGCAAAAATCACATGGAGAGGAGACATTTCTTGAGTTACTCAATCTCTAGAGAACAATGGGAAACGATCTATAATCTTGGGTATCCTGGCCAATGGGATAAAGCCTCATTAGCTTCAGAAGCTATCTATAAAGGCGGGGAGGATCTCATACAAAGAAAATTAAAGGATAATCAATATCTCCCTTATAATATTGAAGACATTATCGAGGAGGGCTTGAAGAGTTTCTCAAAGGACATTATTCAACTTAAAACTCCACATGAAGTAAAGAAGCAAATTTGGCAAGCTACGAGTGAAAAAAAGGGCCTAAGTGTCATTCGCTTAGGTGATGGGGAACTTTTGGCGCTAGCACATGATATTTTGGTTCCTTCTGAAGTAATCAACAAAAGTGGAAAGTTGAAATATGCCTTAGGGGGCTTTAAAGTACCTGACATTGATAAAAGAAAGGAACTTACCAGAAATTTATCTGAAGCTGATATCATTGGTATTCCTGCTGCCAGATATCCAACTTATCAGCGATTATTCAACAAGCTTGCCAAATCACTGAAGCTGCCTTTGAATGAAATGAATATTACCGATTCCCGCATAAATTATTTGATGAATGACGGATTCACCATCTATCATGACCTGCTATCAAAATATCGTATTTTACTTATCGGAAACCGGGCAAAGGACGGCTCGAAATATTTTAAGAATTTGGGGTATAAGTCGATTGTAGGCACGATATCAGTCCCTAATATTTATGAAGTGCCAAAAGTACTTGAAGAAGTAAATCAATATGAATTTGATGTTGCCTTTGTATCCGCTGGAATACCAGCAAACCTAATATGCGTAGACATAGCCAAAAAGGGTAAAGTGGCTATAGATTTTGGTCATCTATTAGATTGGTATATAGAAGGAAGGAAAATGATCAAACAAAATTAAAAAGTAGGGAATTAAAATGATAAGTGTAGTTCTAGCCGTTTATAACAGCGAACATTTTATTGGCGAAGCAATCCAGAGTATTTTAAACCAGACGTTAGCCGACTTTGAATTAATCATTATAAACGATGGGTCAACAGACGGAAGTGAGGAGGTCATCCTATCTTTTCATGATCCGCGCATTCGGTACTATAAGCAAGAAAACAAAGGAGTAGCAGGAGCCAAAAATGCAGGGCTAAAGCAGGCAAAAGGAGAATATATCACGATCCATGACTCTGATGACATCTCCCTTCCCAATAGATTTGAAAGGATGCTAAAGGGTTTGGAATCAAGTGACATTGGATTTGTCCATAGTGACATGCTGTTAATGACTGAGAAGGGCAAACCCTTTGGCTACTGGCAATCCAACAATATTTTCCCCGAAGCCATGTACCCTTTCTTGCTGAATACAGGTACACCTTTTAATAATCCAACTATCATTTTTAAAAGAGAAGCGATTAATGGCATTTTGCATGATGAACAAGTAAAGGTCGGTTCCGATACAGATCTAGTCCTGCAAATCGCTAGAGAGTGGAAATCCTATCATATTCCAGAACCCTTATATCTATACAGAAGACATCAAACAAATGTGACGAACAACAAAGATCTAGAAGTATTGACCAGGCATGTAAGGAAGAATTTAAGAGATGAGGACTTGAAATGGATTCCGGAAGTGGATTGGAATTCAGGTGCTGGGAACTCGCTATTTACCGCAAAACTGATAGCAGGTGTAGCTCTTTCAAGACGAGGAATGCTGGATGAGGCAATCTATATGTTCAGGGATGCCATCCCTCTGATCAAAACCCAATCTGACAGGGATTTTTTTGAAGGAATGAAAGCTCTTGTAGAAAAGGATTATCACCGTGCCGTAAATATGTTTCGTAAAGCAGATGAGAAAAATCATATTCTCGAAAATTACCTCGGAGAAGCCTACCTTTATTTAAAAAAGTATGACGAAGCCTTTTCACATTTTATCAAAGCGCTAACCATTCAACCGAATTATAACGAACCTATACAAAACATAAGAGCAATCGGTTTGATAAAAGGTCAAAATACCATCGATAAACGTGTGAATAGATATAAATGACCCTCTAAAATTTTTAGAGGGTTTCTGTTATTTTACGGTTCAATTTTATAGAAAAACTCTGAAGAAGCAGTAGCCTCACCTAATATTTTTATTGCCTCAATCGAAAACGAGTCTGGATGATCCCTTTCCCCTGCTAATATCCTTAATTTATAAAAATCCGCATTGTGTGGATATTCTTTAATAAAATCGTTTAGTTTTCTCTTTGCTTCTTGTTTCCGCTGCAGCCTGATTAATGTTAATACAATCCATCTTGCCCAAACCGCTTTATCTTTTGACTGATCCCCATTATATAATTGTGTAAATTCATCTAATGCCTTATCATATTGTTTTTCCAGAAATGATTGATAGCCTTTTAAATTATACAAATAGAGCTTCCTTAATGGCCATTCAGGACAATAGCATTCTTCAACCATTCCTCCATCGCTGTTTTTCCTAATTGCGACTACTTCCCACCTCGCTATTTGAGGAACTTTTTCTATAGAATAAATGACAGGTACCCTTACAATATCTGCATTCGTTACAAGGAGCATTTTTTTCAACCTAATATAATCTTCCTTATTTAAACAATCCTTTTCTCTTATGGCTATATCCCAATCCTCTAATGTGTTTTCAGGTGAAACTTCGTGCTCTGCAATGTTTTTATAATACTCCAGGATGTTCTGGATGATCGTTTTCCAGTTGTAATGATTCGCTGTAGCTAATCCATTCGTTATCAAACTCTCTTTTAGGCAATCATTTGAAAACACTTCTTTTATTTTTTCGGCCATATCAACAGGATCTCTCATATTACAAATGAAGGCATTCTGTTCATGTACTGCATATTCCAGTGAACCTGTATTATTTGTTGTAACAACAGGACACCCACAGGCCATTGCCTCAAGGGGCGGCAGTGGAAAATTCTCATATGTTGACCCACATACATATATAGCAGCACCTCTATATAGGCTGCCTATCTTTTGTTGCCTTGGGTTGACAAATACCCTCGTGACCCGGCTTCTTAACTTTTCAGAGGGCTCTTCTGGTGTGATCCAATACAGATCAATATCTAATTCTTCTTTTACTTTTTCATATGCATTAATGATATCAGGAATACCTTTAAAAGCTGCACTTTCTCCCCCAACCATCAATAAGTATGGACGTTCCCCTAACTCTTTTTCTCCATTTACACAAAACACACTTTCATCTACTGCATTCGGGAAAACCTGTGCTTCTCTTCCATATATCTTTGTAATCAATCCTGCTGCCTGGTTTGAAACAGTAAAAACAAAAGGAGGAACTTCATATTGTCTCTGAATAAAGTTCTTTAATGTTAAATTCATTGAATCATAGTCAAATAAATGAAAATCACCCTGCTCAAAATAAACAACAGGTGCAATGCCTGATTCAATACATGCCTGAATGTGGTCCCAGTAAGTGGCTACAATGACATCGCAATCCGGGATTCCTTTTGCTAGTTCAAGGTCAAATGGAACTTGGATATAATCTGTTTCAATTGGAAACCAGTTAGGCTTTTGATAATGCGAAACAAGCGTTACTTTAGCACCAGCGTTCTGTAGTTTGTTCGCATGTTCAAATATTACTTTTACACCACCACAAATTCCTACATGGGTCATTGCGTAGACAATATGCAGCTTACCATTGCTTTTACCAGGTCCTGTTAGTACCTGATTTTTCAAATAAGGAAGGCGTGCTAGCCGGTCATTAAACTCTTTTGTTCGAAGTTCTTGAATCAAT belongs to Mesobacillus subterraneus and includes:
- a CDS encoding tRNA dihydrouridine synthase, with the translated sequence MKENFWRDLPRPFFILAPMEEVTDVVFRHVVSEAARPDVFFTEFTNSESYCHPDGIKSVRGRLTFTEDEQPMVAHIWGDKPENFKQMSIGMAEMGFKGLDINMGCPVPNVVQNGKGSGLIRRPEVAAELIQAAKAGGLPVSVKTRLGLTEVDEWQSWLKHILEQDIANLSIHLRTRDEMSKVDAHWELIPEIKKLRDEVAPDTLLTINGDIPDRQTGLKLVEQYGVDGVMIGRGIFHNPFAFELEKKEHGSEELLDLLSLHMELHDKYSHLELRPFTALHRFFKIYVKGFPGASALRNQLMNTKTTDEVRELLDNFASQNLDEQMKQ
- a CDS encoding tetratricopeptide repeat-containing glycosyltransferase family 2 protein, with the protein product MTTISLCMIVKNEEEVLENCLRSVQDICDEIVIVDTGSTDRTKEIALQFTDKVLDFEWIEDFSAARNFAFSNATMEYILWLDADDILLPADQQKFKKLKTSLNSNVDAVSMIYVILRDEYGNPTFHYRRNRLVKRIKNFKWNGPVHEYLDVSGNILSSDISVEHKKDEKQSIGHSDRNLRIYENRIKRGEDFSPRDLYYYANELRDHRQFEKAIIYYNEFLGGKKGWVEDNICACLNLADCHANRGEKDEEMDALLKSLSFDVPRPEPCCRIGDRFKTNKDYHTAIFWYTTATQKNKDTAGFQNQAYSTWYPQLQLCVCYWELGNVEKSIEHNQNAKKYRPDDKQVLFNEKFFGDFLKSKKEKK
- a CDS encoding glycosyltransferase family 4 protein; this translates as MKKFLLVYDVDWWVLGKHAMVVQSHNPNLEIASIQSVYNRVAAHGAKKINDQYEVISAMCLGLAEYLLKAGVRVDSSLAVSYFYFTKNQPEFKEWLGDFELNPPFINKYLTRINKIGCINPKLASFLGDIVPNCNVKYLKQFVDTELFKPKEKKDCGKLVIGWVGDVKKKSKNYETLYKPIKDSFADNSKVEFKEATMDSYVPVEKMPNYYHSIDLLLITGNNEGGPAPALEAYGCGVPVISTNVGYVKEVAPSSAKHLVLDSTDPAEYIKVITHLLDQRDELLKYGKEGSQSVLNNYSIEKTVPEWNQFLFEM
- a CDS encoding NAD-dependent epimerase/dehydratase family protein, with product MKVLVVGGAGFIGSHVVDALVKKGYEIVVVDNLSSGKKDFLHPGAAFYSLNILDEGFVTIFEKERPDAVFHLAAQINVQKSIENSRLDAEVNILGTLKILELCKKHDCKLIYSSSAAVYGNPVYLPVDERHPVKPLSNYGISKYTPEMYISLYSQQYDVDYTILRYANVYGPRQDAEGEGGVVSIFMKKMINNEPPIIFGNGEQTRDFIYVEDVAAANIAAMEKDCRGVFNISSNQEMTINSLVDEINSSLKTKLAPIHKKFRAGDILHSCLNNLLAQNKLGWEPRFSFKEGLKKTVDSYRQ
- a CDS encoding GT-D fold domain-containing protein codes for the protein MSYSISREQWETIYNLGYPGQWDKASLASEAIYKGGEDLIQRKLKDNQYLPYNIEDIIEEGLKSFSKDIIQLKTPHEVKKQIWQATSEKKGLSVIRLGDGELLALAHDILVPSEVINKSGKLKYALGGFKVPDIDKRKELTRNLSEADIIGIPAARYPTYQRLFNKLAKSLKLPLNEMNITDSRINYLMNDGFTIYHDLLSKYRILLIGNRAKDGSKYFKNLGYKSIVGTISVPNIYEVPKVLEEVNQYEFDVAFVSAGIPANLICVDIAKKGKVAIDFGHLLDWYIEGRKMIKQN
- a CDS encoding glycosyltransferase, with the protein product MISVVLAVYNSEHFIGEAIQSILNQTLADFELIIINDGSTDGSEEVILSFHDPRIRYYKQENKGVAGAKNAGLKQAKGEYITIHDSDDISLPNRFERMLKGLESSDIGFVHSDMLLMTEKGKPFGYWQSNNIFPEAMYPFLLNTGTPFNNPTIIFKREAINGILHDEQVKVGSDTDLVLQIAREWKSYHIPEPLYLYRRHQTNVTNNKDLEVLTRHVRKNLRDEDLKWIPEVDWNSGAGNSLFTAKLIAGVALSRRGMLDEAIYMFRDAIPLIKTQSDRDFFEGMKALVEKDYHRAVNMFRKADEKNHILENYLGEAYLYLKKYDEAFSHFIKALTIQPNYNEPIQNIRAIGLIKGQNTIDKRVNRYK
- a CDS encoding glycosyltransferase family 4 protein, which translates into the protein MKNQVLTGPGKSNGKLHIVYAMTHVGICGGVKVIFEHANKLQNAGAKVTLVSHYQKPNWFPIETDYIQVPFDLELAKGIPDCDVIVATYWDHIQACIESGIAPVVYFEQGDFHLFDYDSMNLTLKNFIQRQYEVPPFVFTVSNQAAGLITKIYGREAQVFPNAVDESVFCVNGEKELGERPYLLMVGGESAAFKGIPDIINAYEKVKEELDIDLYWITPEEPSEKLRSRVTRVFVNPRQQKIGSLYRGAAIYVCGSTYENFPLPPLEAMACGCPVVTTNNTGSLEYAVHEQNAFICNMRDPVDMAEKIKEVFSNDCLKESLITNGLATANHYNWKTIIQNILEYYKNIAEHEVSPENTLEDWDIAIREKDCLNKEDYIRLKKMLLVTNADIVRVPVIYSIEKVPQIARWEVVAIRKNSDGGMVEECYCPEWPLRKLYLYNLKGYQSFLEKQYDKALDEFTQLYNGDQSKDKAVWARWIVLTLIRLQRKQEAKRKLNDFIKEYPHNADFYKLRILAGERDHPDSFSIEAIKILGEATASSEFFYKIEP